A portion of the Macaca mulatta isolate MMU2019108-1 chromosome 4, T2T-MMU8v2.0, whole genome shotgun sequence genome contains these proteins:
- the ERVFRD-1 gene encoding syncytin-2 precursor, which yields MGLLLLVLILTPLLAAYRHPDFPLLEKAQQLLQSTGSPYSTNCWLCTSSSTETPGTAYPASPREWTSIEAELHISYQWDPNLKGLMTPANSLLSTVKQDFPDIRQKPPIFGPIFTNINLMGKAPICVTAKRKNGTNVGTLPSTVCNVTFTVDPNQQTYQTYTHNQFRHQPRFPKPPNITFPQGTLLDKSTQFCQGRPSSCRTRNFWFRPADYNQCLQIPNLSSPAEWVLLDQTRNSLFWENKTKGANQSQTPCIQVLAGMTIATSYLGISAVSEFFGTSLTPLFHFHISTCLKTQGAFYICGQSIHQCLPTNWTGTCTIGYVTPDIFIAPGNLSLPIPIYGNSQLPRVRRAIHFIPLLAGLGILAGTGTGIAGITKASFTYSQLSKEIAKNIDTMAKTLTTVQEQIDSLAAVVLQNRRGLDMLTAAQGGICLALDEKCCFWVNQSGKVQDNIRQLLNQASSLRERATQGWLNWEGTWKWFSWVLPFIGPLVSLLLLLLFGPCLLNLITQFVSSRLQAIKLQTNGAGCRPRNIQESPF from the coding sequence ATGGGCCTGCTCCTGCTGGTTCTCATTCTCACTCCTTTACTAGCAGCCTACCGCCATCCTGATTTCCCGTTATTGGAAAAAGCTCAGCAACTGCTCCAAAGTACAGGATCCCCTTACTCCACCAATTGCTGGTTATGTACTAGCTCTTCCACTGAAACGCCAGGGACAGCTTATCCAGCCTCGCCTAGAGAATGGACAAGCATAGAGGCGGAATTACATATTTCCTATCAATGGGACCCTAATCTGAAAGGACTGATGACGCCTGCAAACAGCCTTCTTTCAACAGTAAAGCAAGATTTCCCTGATATCCGCCAGAAACCTCCCATTTTCGGACCCATCTTTACGAATATCAACTTAATGGGAAAAGCCCCTATTTGTGTTACAgccaaaaggaaaaatggaacAAATGTAGGCACTCTTCCAAGTACAGTCTGTAATGTTACTTTCACTGTAGATCCTAACCAACAGACTTATCAAACATACACCCACAACCAATTCCGCCATCAACCAAGATTCCCCAAAcctccaaatattacttttcctcAGGGAACTTTGCTAGATAAATCCACCCAGTTTTGCCAGGGACGCCCAAGCTCATGTAGAACTCGAAATTTCTGGTTTCGGCCTGCTGATTACAATCAATGTCTGCAAATTCCCAACCTCAGCTCTCCAGCAGAATGGGTTCTATTGGACCAAACtcgaaattctcttttttgggaaaataaaaccaagggAGCTAACCAGAGCCAAACACCCTGCATCCAAGTCTTAGCAGGCATGACTATAGCCACCAGCTACCTGGGCATATCAGCAGTCTCAGAATTTTTTGGAACCTCCCTCACCCCCTTATTTCATTTCCATATCTCTACATGCCTTAAAACTCAAGGAGCCTTTTATATTTGTGGCCAGTCGATTCACCAATGCCTCCCCACTAACTGGACTGGAACTTGTACCATAGGCTATGTAACCCCTGACATCTTCATAGCCCCTGGCAATCTCTCTCTTCCAATACCAATCTATGGGAATTCCCAGCTGCCCAGGGTGAGGAGGGCAATCCATTTCATTCCCCTTCTCGCGGGACTCGGCATTCTAGCCGGTACGGGAACCGGAATTGCTGGAATCACAAAAGCTTCCTTCACCTACAGCCAGCTCTCAAAGGAAATAGCCAAGAACATTGACACCATGGCTAAAACCTTAACGACCGTGCAAGAACAAATCGACTCTTTAGCAGCCGTAGTCCTCCAAAATCGTCGAGGACTAGACATGTTAACGGCAGCACAGGGAGGAATTTGTTTGGCCTTAGATGAAAAATGTTGCTTTTGGGTGAATCAATCAGGAAAAGTACAAGACAACATCAGACAACTCCTAAATCAAGCCTCCAGTTTACGGGAACGAGCCACTCAGGGTTGGTTAAATTGGGAAGGAACTTGGAAATGGTTCTCTTGGGTTCTTCCCTTTATAGGCCCACTTGTTAGTCTCCTACTTTTGCTCCTTTTTGGCCCATGTCTCCTAAATCTAATAACTCAATTTGTCTCCTCTCGCCTTCAGGCCATAAAGCTTCAGACAAACGGTGCGGGATGCCGTCCTCGCAATATTCAAGAGTCACCCTTCTAA
- the LOC144340571 gene encoding uncharacterized protein LOC144340571 has product MGGWRPLSSALRGWGGAKAGTVGPPARPIPFPPGWPERWSQAGRRAPLVRHRPGKPRPRHPETPAIGCASMADTARLWGGQRVSAGTHGGHKAFVAVHPSVSETPRDARCQRLPAAAAAASPPQAPYRCGSSSPSSPPPRRGGGWEMECRAWWRREGVVSHGLQLPESTAHSGFAASIVRVALPLVLLKSPQSEEGGLAFSAAADLAARSAEAPVRFQPLFRIRSRFVSSRDEVRRGREEEAAA; this is encoded by the coding sequence ATGGGCGGCTGGCGCCCCCTCAGCAGCGCCCTCAGGGGGTGGGGCGGCGCAAAGGCGGGCACTGTGGGACCTCCCGCCCGCCCGATCCCTTTCCCGCCCGGGTGGCCAGAGCGCTGGAGTCAGGCGGGCCGCAGGGCGCCTCTAGTCCGTCATCGCCCCGGGAAGCCGAGGCCGCGGCACCCAGAGACCCCGGCGATCGGATGTGCTTCCATGGCGGACACCGCGCGCCTGTGGGGAGGACAGAGGGTTAGCGCGGGGACACACGGCGGCCACAAGGCCTTCGTCGCTGTCCACCCAAGTGTCTCTGAGACCCCCAGGGATGCCAGATGTCAGCGCCTCCCGGCCGCTGCTGCAGCGGCTTCTCCGCCCCAGGCCCCCTACCGCTGCGGCAGCTCATCACCGAGCTCGCCTCCTCCGCGGCGCGGGGGCGGCTGGGAGATGGAGTGCAGAGCCTGGTGGAGACGGGAGGGCGTTGTCTCGCACGGACTACAACTCCCAGAAAGCACCGCCCACTCGGGCTTCGCTGCTTCCATCGTGAGGGTCGCTCTGCCTTTGGTCTTGCTCAAGTCGCCTCAGTCGGAAGAAGGTGGGCTGGCCTTCTCCGCAGCCGCGGATTTGGCTGCCCGCAGTGCTGAGGCGCCAGTGAGATTTCAACCATTATTCCGAATACGAAGTCGTTTTGTTTCCAGCCGTGATGAAGTACGccgagggagggaagaggaggcgGCTGCCTGA